The DNA window TCTCGTCGGCCAGCGTTTCGATCAACCGCCGCTCACCGGTTGCTGCGAGGGACACCACTTCCACCGCAACCGCATGGTAATCGATGGTGCGGGCAACATCGTCACCCATCGCGAAGAAAGCCGCGCCCGGAACCATGTCGATGTCGATCAGGAGCTTCTGGAACTCGGCACGCTCCTCTTCAGGGACACCGATCCTCGTTTCCACCTCCAATCCCCGGATCTTGATCACGCCGCTGTTCATGCCTGCTGGGTGGAACGCATCACTTCCGTGAGAAGCACACGTGTCGGTTGGTTGAGATCCATCCGGAGTGCCTCCTCGGCATCCGCCCAGCGGAATTCCTCCGCCTCTTCATTGAGAACCACTTCACCGGAAATACGGCGAGCGACGTAGTTGAGCAGCAGGAAATGCTCGGGACGCTGGAACTCCTCGGAATCGATACAGTCCTGCACCATCACGAACCTCGGCTCATCAATCTCGAGATTGGTCTCCTCGCGGATCTCCCGCCGGAGCGCGTCCTCCGAGCTTTCA is part of the Haloferula helveola genome and encodes:
- a CDS encoding dihydroneopterin aldolase; amino-acid sequence: MNSGVIKIRGLEVETRIGVPEEERAEFQKLLIDIDMVPGAAFFAMGDDVARTIDYHAVAVEVVSLAATGERRLIETLADEIADHVLERHAAREVKVRIRKFILPQTEWVGVVLSKAAE